A window of Exiguobacterium sp. FSL W8-0210 genomic DNA:
CCTATCAGTTACTCGACAAACTGCAGGCAGGACTGCATGACGACGGTGGCATCATCACCGCACAGCTCGATGCGCTCTACCACTACCTCGCCGAGCAGACGTTGCAGGTCTACAAAACACCAAAGGTCTTAGACGAACTGCTCGAACTGGCAGAAGACTTACGCGTCACTTGGCAAGCGGCACAGACCGTCGATCGGCCACTCGTGCTCGCCGCACATCATCAACGATACGAAGGGATGGAATACGAATGAGAATCACGAATAACGTCCAAGCGTTAAAGGCTTATCGCAATCTCAGCATTAATCAGACGAACGTCAAGACGACGATGGATAAACTGTCGAGCGGTCAAAAAATCAATCGAGGTGCGGATGATGCCGCCGGTCTCGCGATCTCGGAGAAGATGCGTAATCGCTTGAAGGCACTTGATAAAGCAGAACAGAACGTCCTTGACGGTGTCTCGATGATTCAAACGGCTGAAGGTGGTTTGAGTGAGACGCATAACCTGTTGCAACGGATGCGCGAACTCGCCGTCCAAGCTGGGAACGGAACACTCGCGACGGAAGACCGGACAGCGATTCAAGAAGAAATCAACCAGCTGACGAACGAGGTCTCACGGATCGCGAAGACGACCCAGTTCAACGGCAAAGAATTGTTGAGCGGCAAGTTCAACGATGCCGACAGTGCGCTGTTCATCCAAACGAATGCTGGGGCAAACGAAGGGATTTCGATCACGATTAACGACATGCAAGCTCTTGCGATTGGTGTCAGTTCAACGACACAAACCGATTCCTTGATTCGTCCGCTTGATTTTCCGAGCGGTGACGCACCCGAATATGCTCTTAGCGTCATGACGGCAACGGACGCAAATGATGCGATCAGCCATTATACAAAAGCAATTGATACGATCTCTCAGCAACGGGCACAACTCGGGGCGATCCAGAACCGGTTCGAAGCGACGTCTTCCGTCCTCAGCGTCAGCGTCGAGAACTTGACGGCGTCGGAATCACGGATTCGCGACACCGATATGGCACGTGAGATGATGGAATATGCGAAATATAATATCCTCAACCAATCGGGGATGGCGATGATCGCTCAAGCGAACGCCTTGCCGCAAGGCGTCTTACAACTACTCAATTAAGGAGGCAGACCCGATGGATATCCGCCGCATCCAAGAAACGCAACGACTCCAGTCCTTAAAGGGCAGTCCGCGTGAAGTCGAGGCGTCGACGACCTTCTCTGCCTTGATGCAAGAGAAACGCGACCATAAAGGCTATGAGCGCTTGCAACAAAAGCTCGCGCTCGTCGAAGAACACGGGCAACTGCTCGCTGAAAGTCAGACGATCGAGCACCTCGAAAGCTATAAAGAAAAGATCAAGGACTTCCTAAAAGATGCCCTCGACCAATCACAACAACTCGAAGAGAAGCGCGGCTTCAACCGCCGTGGTCGGACGAAGATCTATAAAGTCGTCGAGCAAGTCGATGCGAAGCTCCTTCAGTTGACGAATACGGTCATCTCTGGCGAATCGCGCCGGCTTGATATCCTCGATCAAGTTGGCGAGATCAAGGGAATGCTCGTCAACGTCTTCGTGTAATCTAGATTAGAGGAGTTCCCCCACATGCCAGACTTATATCTTAAAAAATGCACCTGCCCCTACTGCTTGAAGACGACGGAGACGAAACGTGTCCTGTCGCGACATATCCGTGTCGCCTCGACTGACTTTGATGGCTTCATCCGCCATCAAGGCGTCAACGTCTACCTCTATGAACCGGTTCAGTGCAGCCATTGTCGGTTCTTCTTCCACGAGTCGTTCGGAAAGTTGTCGTCGGACGTTCGGGCGACCTTGCAAAATCACATCCTGTCGACGCTTCCCGTATTGCCGTTCGCTAGCACGGAGCGGACGATCGAGCAGGCAATTCAGCTTTATAAGCTTTGTCTCTACACGGCTCAAGTGACGGAGCAGAAGCCAGCGATCCAAGCAATGCTCGGCGTTCGTCTGTCCTGGTTGCATCGCTTAACTGGTCAACAGAACGAAGAACAACTCTGGGCGAGTCGAGCGATTGAAAAATATGTACTCTTATACGACAACTACACGTCCGTCAAGGAGAGTGGGATTCCGGAAGACGTCCTTCTATTGCGGATCGCAGACCTATATGCTGTGACGAAAGAGAAAGATACGGCTCGCCTCTGGTACAGTCGTTTGTCCCAAAGTAAGACAGCGACCGATAAAATCAAAAAAGACGCACGGACCCACTGGGAATGGGTGCAAGAGCAGGACTGATCCTTGTTCGTCATCAGACGGAACAAGGATTTTTTTCACTGCTCGCAGTCGCGCGGAGACGATTACCTACGCCGAGAACGTCCTCCTTCGCTTAAACGATCCGTTTTTCTTTGACTCGACCGCGATGCAGGTCACACCGTCGCTTGGCATCGCTCGTTACCCGGAGGATGGTCGAACGACGAGTCTATTATTGATTCGCGCCGATGAAGCGATGTATACCGTTAAACAGGAAGAGAGAACGCCTACCGCTTTAAATGAACGGCAAAATGCCCCGTCCAAATAAGTGGACAGGGCATTTTTCATGAGCTTACGACTCACGACGATATTTTTCTTCTTCATAGGCATCCGGTGCATCGGAGACAGGGCGTTCGAACTCTTCCCATGATTCCGATTCGACGTCCGGTTCAATGAACTGATCGTACGAGCCGTCCGATTGGAAATACGGCTGTGGTACAGGACGCTTCTTGTCTTCCCGCTTGGTCACGAAAGATCCCTCCCTCACACAAGAAAGTTACTGACGAGAATCAAAATACGGTGAAAAACTATGATCGACTTCTTCGTACGGATCAACGTACGATTTACGACTCGTTTGCGTCTGACGCAACTGACTGATTTGTACCCCTAATTTAGCCGTTTCTGCTGATAATTTCAAGTCGATTTTCCGACTATCAGCGACGAGTTCCTGGATGACGGCTTGATTGGCACCAGCTAGCAAATTCGAGTGTGCCGCGATGAACGCTTCCCGTTCGTTCAGCAGACCTTGAATCTTCTCAATCCATTCGTCATACGTCTCTTCATTCGGCGTTTGATTAAGCAGTTCAATCAATCGTTTCGTTTTCAGGCGAAGCGGATCGAGCGGACTCATCGTTGCCGTGCGAGTTTCATCGCTTCTTTCCATGTCTCGCGGAATTCTTCCGCGAAACCGATCACTTCTTCAATTGCAACCAAATCATTTTTTACGTTGGCATCAATCAGCCGTGTTTGCATGTAGTCATACAGACTGTTCAAATCCTTTGATAAGGCGATCGATTGATTCAACGTCAATTGCAATTCGGTAATGATCGCTTGTGCTTTTTGAATGTTCGTATTTTTTTGTTCAATCATCTTCTGTTCGATCGCTCGTTTCGCAAGCATCGAGAATTTGATCAAACCTTCGTATAGCATCAGTGTTAAATCTTGAGGTAACGCTGTCGTTACCGAGTTCGTTTGATACGTCGCATAAGGGTTCATCGCGTTTCCTCCTTTTTATTGTCCTTGTCCGAGATAGCCGGCGAGAGTCGAAGACTGACTATTTGCTTGGTTCATCGCTTGTTCCATCGCCGCGAATCGGCGATAGTAACTGTCTTCTTTTCGTTTCAACTTGTCTTCCCATGACAGCATGCTCTTATCGAGATCAGCGAGTGATTTCCCGAGTCGATACGTCGTCGCAACCGCTCCATCCCGTCCGGCAACACCGGAAATCTTATCACGGAGTGTCGTCGCAAATCCTTGAATCTGACGGACAAAACCATCAAGTCCATTCGGATTTGGAATCGTGTTCCCTTGCGCATCCTTCGCCGGTTCAGGGGCATCAGCTGTAAACAGTTTATAGACACCTTCCGGTTGTTCTTCGAGCATCTTCTTCAATTTCGTTTCATCGATTTTCAGCTTCCCACCATCCCGGAAGTCACTCGTTGAAGTGATCCCGATTTGCGACATGTACTGGAGTTGAATCGTATCTGTTCCTGACGTGTACGAATAACCGGTATCGATTTTCGACGAGATCGCACTCCGGAACTGATTCAGCCCGTCCTGTAAGTAGCTATCGTTCTTCAGCACACCACTCATTGCTTTTTCTTCCCACTTCTTGACTTCATCCTCGCTCAGTTCCTTACGTTGAGCATCCGTCAATGGTTGGTAGTCACGATATTTTTCTTCACGAACCTTTTTGTTCATTTTATCGATGACTTCATTGTATTTATCGACGAAGTTCTTGATCGAATCAAAGTTTTTCTGTGTATCGAGCGTCGTATTAATCGTCATCGCTGTCGTTGAGACGTTGTTCAACGTGATCGTCAAACCGTTCTGCGTAAACGTATTCGTCGTCTGTTCGAGTTGTTGTCCACCAATCGTATACTTGGCGTTCTGTCCTTCCCGACCGAATGTTAAGTCCTGCGAACTGACCTTTGCGGTGTTATTCGAAGCATCAACGATGGAAATGTCTGCTCCTGCGGGATTTAAATTCCCGGTACTTGTTTTCGTTAAGACGAGTTTTCCTGTTAAATCGTTGAAGACCGCGTTCATACCAAGACTAGTTTTACCGTTGATCGCCGCTGTCAAATCTGAGATTTTTTGTGTTGCATCCAGCTGCAAAGTTTCCGTCACTGCAACACCTGTTGCATCGAATGTATTGATTTGGACGTTAATTTTGCCATTCGCATCCTTCGTGAACAATCCACTCTCTTCAAGTGTGGCGTCACTCTTTTTCCCACTTGCTGCGACCATGGTTACCGAAGCGGTACTCGCGAGCTGATCGATACTATCAATCGTCACACTGCCAGCTGACGCCCCCGGACTTGCTGTTACCGTCAACGCCGTTGGATTGGAACTGGTGACAGTTTTTGATTGATAGTTCTTCGATAACAACATATCGCTTGCCGCTGTCCGGAAGTCAAGTAACGCCCGGTTCATCTCCCGGTAAGCATCGCGTTGCCATGTCAGCGTCTGTTTCTTTTGTGATAAACGATCGACCGGTGCCCGTTCCGCCTGCATCAATTGTTTAATCATCGTTTCTGTATCAATTCCACTTGCTAAACCGCTCAGTCGAATACCTGCCATCCAATCAGTCCTTTCTGTTAAATCCGTTTATCGATTAATTGATTAAATTCCATGAATGCCGCAAAGAAATCGAGTTCTTTTTTACTCGGAATTTCCTGGACGACGTTATTATTCGTATCAACAACTTGAATGTAATATTCGTTTAATTTTTCATGCTTGACGAATTTAAGTCCTGTCCGTTGCAGTTCTAGCTTGATATTCGCTTGTTCCATCGCTGTCTCAAGTTTCGTAATGTGTTGCGGTGTCGGTAGGACAACGACTCCTTCTTCTGCTAGCGCTTCCTGATTCGCTTCCACAAACACATTCCGTGTCGCTTCGTACGGTAGGACGTTCGAAGGTAGATGAAGGCGAATTTCCGTATTGATGGAATTCATAGTCGGTCACTCCTTTTTCTTCTCTATGTAGTATATCGGCTAAATCAGCTATTTTATAAGTATTAATTTAAGGAACTTGATTTTCGGGTATAAGGAACATATGTTTCTATAAAAAGGAGGAACATTAATGCTATTGCTAAACAAGCTATCAGCTTCACAACAAGCTATTTTATTAGCTAGTATTCTCGGAGATGGAGAAATAACAAAGTGTTATCCAGGTTCTAGGCGAAAGAACAACAGCTATCGTGAACACTTTGGAGAGTCACAGCGTTTTTATCGGGAATGGAAGAGACAGCAACTTCCTGGTTTGTTATATATTCGTCAAAACAACTTAGTGTCACGCTCACTTCCTTTATTTACGGAACTTTATCCTTACTTTTATCCATTTGATCAAAAAGATGTTCCTATCGCCTTACTTCCCTCGTGTAATCACCCACTTTTCTTATTGACTCTCTATCTTGACGACGGTTCACTTATTGTCTCAAAGCGCTTTACATCCAAACAACAACTGATCGTTTCTCCTACAATCGCACTTTATCTTCAGTCCTTCTCGAAACAGTCACTAACACTTTTTTGTGAATGGTTAAATCATAATTTCCGACTCCATTTTAGAGTAGCGAAAACGTCGAATGGTTCCGGATATTTCTTGCGAACAACCCTTTTTGAAGATACGATGCAGTTTCTTGATTATTTGACACCCTATATAAATGAGTTACCTGACTTTTCGTATAAACTCAATTGGGATATTCGAATGAAGCAAATACAACAGAATTACCCACATGTCCATGTCTTAAGTACAAAGCCGAATCGGTACTTCAGTGCATCAGAAATGGAACAATTGATGAATGATGTATCTAATCAAGTTCCTGTATCAGAAATCGCAAAACGCTTAAATCGGTCGACGTGGTCAATTTACGCCAAACTTAATGCCATCAAAAAAGGTCACGGAACGAGTCCGTGACCTGAACAATCGATATGTGCCAATTACGATTAACGGAGTAATTGGAGAACGCCTTGCGGCTGTTGGTTCGCTTGCTACGCGCATTAGCTTTCGCTAATGATAAGACTATATCTTCATCCTAGATTTACTAGGAGCTGGGCACTTCCCCCGCCGTTTACGGAGTACGGATTTCATAACCATCGGACAAGTCCATTAGGTCGTCTATCCTAGTCGTTGAACCTTCACCAAGGTTTCCCTACAGGTGCTTGGCTGCTGATTGTCCAATCCTTAATGTTTTTCAGAACGATCACGCTCACCGTTTCCAGCCACGTTGTCGTACATCAAGGCTCTCAGGAGTTCCAGCAATTCACCCAGTCATGATCTAATCCGTTACCAGATTAGACGCCCGGTAGTATCAATCATCGGAGGAGTTGAAGAACGCCCTGCGGTGTTTGATTCGATTGAGCCAACATTGCTTGTGCAGCTTGTGCAAGAATCGAGTTCTTTGTTTGGTTCATCATTTCTTTTGCCATATCAACGTCACGAACGCGAGATTCAGCCGCTGTTAGGTTTTCAGAAGATGTTTTGAGGTTGTTGATTGTATGCTCTAGACGGTTTTGGAATCCACCTAGTTTTGAACGTTCTGCTGAAACGTTTTTAATAGCATTATCAATAACTTCGATTGCTTTCGTTGCTTTATCGTGAGTAGATACATCTAGTGCCGCCTCACTTAACGAATCTGTAGTACCGTTCGAAACACTATTAGCTGTTGTAAAGCTAGCACCGACTGTTGCATTTGTGCTGTTCTCCACATCGCTAACACCGTTTGCAACTGCACCAGCAGTACCTGATAATCCTAATGAAGCTGCTCGCATATCATTAACTGAAATAACAAATGCTTGTCCATTATTAGCTCCAATTTGCAAACGCGCTGCTCCACCAGTTCCGCTAGAACCTTCAACAACATCACTAATTGTGGCTGCGCGACCCGACTTAAATTCGATGCTATCTTTACCAGAAGTTCCCGCGAAAGCACCTGTAGAGTTAGCAGTTATTTTTAATTTATTTGCATCGTTAGTGAAAGTAAAGTCTTTAGTTGACAAAGTAGGATCTGATCCTCGCATGTCGTTAAAAGCCTTAACTAAGTCATTTGTAAGTTGCGTAGCTGTTGGTGCAATCCCTGCTCCAGTACCATTACCAGTTTTAACGGTAATTGTTTTTGCTCCCGCATTAAAAGTAGTTGAGTTTGCAGTGTAGTTTGCGTCAGCCTCAAAGTTAATTGTATAGTCAGAACCACCAATTGTTAATGTAGTAGATCCAGTGTTGTTAGCTGAAATTCCAAAATCAAATGTAGCTGAAGCATTTGCTGCACCTACTCCACTATTTCCTTTAACATCTCCGTTTAATAATTTTTTTGTATTAAACTCTGTAGTGTTACCAATGCGGTTGATTTCAGAAGTCAACTGATTGATTTCTTTTTGAATTTCAGAACGGTCAGTAGTTGTATTTGTATCGTTTGCTGACTGTGTTCCTAATTCGCGCATCCGTTGAAGAATGTCATGTGTCTCGTTCAACGCACCCTCAGCTGTTTGAATCAATGAGATACCGTCTTGTGAATTTCGTGAAGCTTGATCCAGTCCACGAACTTGAGCACGCATTTTTTCAGAGATCGCAAGACCAGCTGCATCGTCTCCTGCTTTGTTGATACGAAGACCTGAAGCCAGTTTCTCCATTGACTTACTTTGTGCTGCAGTAGCTGCAGACAATTTGTTGTGCGTGTTGAGTGCTGTTACGTTGTGATTGATAATCATTGTAATTTCCCTCCATAGGATAAGTTTTTTGTCTCTTCGAAGATCCGTCTTCTCCGAGATGTGCCCCCTGGCCGGCCCAAGGGTGACACGGTAGAATTAGTCGATGACTGCTTCCACCCTATATATCGTCGTCCACTCGAAATGTTTAACAACTTTCTTCAAAAAAATGCAAAAAAAAATCGTATATCCATGTCGGACGTACGATTTCCTCATAGTTTAAAGACGCGTCGCACCCGTCTCTTCCTGTAATTGTTCTGCTACGGCTACAAGCTCTTCCATTGCTCCATTGACTTCACCAAGCGATGCCGCTTGATGACTAGACGCTTGTAAAACTTGCTCAGCGTGCTTCGATGCTTCCTCGACCATTGCGAGGATATTCGCTGTCGTTAAACCGACCTGATCAATCTCTTGATCTGATTTAACGACGAGCTGGTCAACCGATTTCACGCGTGAATAAACATTCTCTGTCGAATGGTGAATCTCTTCGAATGACGAACCTGCCTGCTCAACGAGTCCGACACCTGTCGCGACTTCACTCTGAACATCGGTCATCGCATTCGCTGTATCGTTGACGAGACGCTTGACGCCAGAAATCAAATCGGTGATTTCTTTCGCGGATGTCGCCGTCTGTTCCGCGAGTTTTTTAACTTCTGCTGCGACGACCGCAAAGCCACGACCTGCCTCTCCTGCGCGTGCCGCTTCAATCGATGCATTCAAACTAAGCAAGTTCGTCTGTGCTGAAATATCACTGATGACATCGGTGATCCGCGAGATTTCGCCTGTCATATCCGTCAGACGACCATTGAGTGTCGCCGACTGTTCCATCTTCTTCGAAATCATATGCATTGCTTCAACAGAATCGGTTGCGAGTGTCTTCCCGTTCTGGGCTTCCGTCTGCATGACCGTCGCCGATTTCAACGCTTCATTCATTTCTTTCGCGACTTCATCCATCGTCCGTTTGACGGCACCGAGGGCATCCATCGATAGGTACGCTTGATCGACGTTCTCGTTCATCTTCGCTGATAGCTCTGCCATCGCTGAACGGATACTTTCACCCGACGCATTGCCTTCTTGGACTGCTGCTGCGATTTCTTGCGCGGACGCTGTCAGCTTATCGCTTGAGCTTCCCATCTGTGTCGCCTGTTTGCGGATATGTAAGACCATGACTTCGAGTTCGTGCATCAATTGGTCGACTTCATCCCCGCGCTTCGCTTCCTCAAAATCGACGTTGAAGTTGCCGTTTGCGACTTCGCGTGCCGTTTCTGTTGCTTTTTCGATCGCTTTGATCGGTTGACGTAGAATCAACTGCGTCAACGACGTTCCAATCAACGATAACAATAAGCCAATCCCTGCTCCAATCCAGATTGCGTTCGTATCCGTGACATCAAGTCCACGATGGAGATAGAGCACGAGCTGAGCTGAGATACCACTCGTGATGACTGAGATGGCTAAGACCCAAAAGAATAACCGTACCTTCAAGTTGCTTCGTAATTTACGCATAACCGAAACTCCCTTTCCTGTATCTTCTTTCACCGTCCTCTCTATCGGTTTCTTTTGTAACCGTTTTAAGTCAGTTGACCCGATTTTCAAAAACGATTCCCAGCGATATGACAAAATACATCAAAAAGAGTGATAGACCAAATCGTCCATCACTCTCTTTCTTATTTCCGCTCGATCTCTACATACTTATATGAGATATCCGTTCCGACATTATGACGGGCGAGGTTCTTGACTTCCGTGTTTTGCAGGAAAGCATTCTTCCGTTGGTAGACCGGTGAGATCGCTTGATCGTCGAGCAACAGGCTTTCTGCTTTACTGAGTAAGGCAAGGCGTTTGTCTTGATCGAGTTCACTTTCAGCCTGTTTCAAGAGACGGTCATACTTTTTGTTCGAGTAGTCCATCATGTTGAACGGGTTACCCGTCGTGAACAAGTTCAGGTATGTCGTTGCATCCTGATAGTCCGGAGCCCAGCTCGCGAGTGACAGGTCGTAGTCCCCTCGTCCTTCACGGGCGAGACGTTCTTTCTTCGGAAGTGATAACAGTTTCACGTCGACGTTTTGTTTCTTCAATGCGCCTTGGATATACTCCCCGATTTTTTTCGAGACGTCGTCATCTTCGATCAACATCGTCAGCTCAAGGTTTTGCTTGGCCAACACTTTGTTTGCCGCTGTTGCATCGTACGACGATTCGATTTGACGCGCACTATCGTACTTCGGATCAAGTTCTTTCGGTACGATGTAATCCGCAGGGAGTGATCCGTTTCCGAGCAACGTTTCCGTCATCGCTTTTTTATCATATGCTGCATCAATCGCTTGGCGTGTTTCTTTATCTTTCAAGGCATCTGTTTTTTCGTTCATCCGTATGAAGAACATCCGCGAATCGCTGAACGTGTTGTAGTCTTTTTGATCCTTGTACGTCACGACGTTCTCCGAGTTGAGTGGTGCGACATCGAGTTCACCGGACTCGAATAGGTTGATCGCAAGCATCGGATCCTTGATGATTTTGACGTCGACTTCGTCGATCTTGACGTTTTTTCGGTCTGCGTACTCAGCGTTTTTCGCGAGTGTATAGCCTTGTTCGGCTTGATATTTCTTGAATGTGAACGGTCCGTTGTAAACGTTCGTCTTTGGATCCGTTCCGAACTGGTCGCCTTCAGCTTTGACGATATCTTCCCGGACTGGCATATACGTGCCGAACGTCGTCATGCTGAGGAAGTATGGCGTCGGACGTTTCAATTCGATCCGGAGCGTCTCATCGTCGACCGCTGTCGTTTTTTCGACTGGCTCGAGCAAATAAGCGAATGGTGAGTTCGTTTTGATGACGCGCTCGAATGCATAACGGAAGTTCTCTGCTGTGACGGGCTTTCCGTCAGACCATTTCGCATTCGGATCAAGCTTGAACGTATAGACTTTTCCGTCTTCTGAGACGCTATGTGATTTCGCTGCCGCCGGAACGAGTTCGTTGTTCGCGTCGAAGCGATAGAGTCCTTCGTAGATTTGATTGAAGATGTTTGACGTGATGGCATCTGCTGGGTCAACCGACAGAAGGTCGTAACTCTCCATCGTATGCAAGACCTTCTTATCTGCTTTTTTATCCTCTGCTGGTTCTGTCGTTGCACATCCTACGAGTAAAACTGCCGTGCTCGCCGCTGCGATCAATGTCTTTTTCATGTGTAGTGCCTCCTGAGAAATGTGATGAGCGTTGGATGATTCGGCATTTGACGTACAACAAAAGGCGCCCTCTACGCATAGCTAACAGCTAATGCATAGAGGACGCCTTTATCCGCGCGGTGCCACCTCTGATTGAGACGAAAAATCGTCTCCACTTGTCGCTGGTCCAACAACCAGCTAGCCCGGTAACGGGGGCAACCGTCCTGTCTACTCGAAGGTTCAACAGGCTCTCAGCGGTCCATTCTCGTTCAGCTTACCGTGTCAGACTCTCACCATTCCTGACTCGCTTGGTCGGCAGTGTTGACGTTACTTACTCCGCGTCGTCGATGTAATTGATATGGCTTAACTTGTTGTTTACTTTACACGGCTTGTTTTTCGCTGTCAACGAAAAAAACTCAGAACGGATGGTCTTCTTGTTTTTCTTGTTCCCGACGGACCGGTCGTGGTTGAATCGGTTCGACGTGCTTGACATGTGTTCGTGTAACGATTCGATTGCTGAATGCTGCGTCAAGTAAGATTGTGATCGCTGCTGCCATGTGCAAGAACATCCCGACGACGGGAATGACACCGACTGTTGATGCGACAATCCCGACGATGTTCCCTTTTGAGACATTCCCGGCACGTGCCGTCAATACAACGACAACGATGTGAAACGCGAGCATTAACCACAGGGCATTGTAACCTGAGAAAATGACGATTGAACCACCTAAAAGCGGAATCCCGAGCACCGCTTCCATTCCACCTGATACCCACTTCAACGTCCGCAATGAATCCTGTCGACTCTCCATGACGTCGCCTCCTCTTTTTTTCCATATGTCTAGTATACGACGGATTGCAGAAAAGGTTCCAACGTTTTTGTTTAGTTTGTAAAATAACAAATAAAAAACGATCGGCGAATGTACTCAAGTCTTGCTCCCTTTCCTCAGGCGAGACACAAGCCGCGACTCTTTCGCTTCAAGCGAAGAGCCGGATCTTGTTTGTCTCTGACAGCGCAACTGCGCTTTTTCCTGTAGGAGTGGAGCACCTTGAGCATCCAGCATGCACTGGAATATCCGTCAATCGCTCATTATTTTAAACCGCCAACACGTGGAACTGATAGCCACGATGGACGACGAATCCTGCCTCTTTATAAAGATCAAGTGCCCGGTCGTTATCCGTCTCGACGTCGAGCTCAAGTTGTGTCCGACCTGTCCGGAACAATGCTTGAACCATCAGCTTCAGCATCTTCTTCCCGTAACCATTACCTTGGGCTTCCGGACGAACCGCGAACGCATGGATGCTCGCTTGTGTATCGGAAGCGAGATAGGCACGGATGACACCGACCGGTTTGCCGCTTGCGACACCGATGAACGTAATCCGGTCATCGGATTCGATCGCTTGATAGATCGACTCTGCTTCTTCGTCCGTGTTCCCGAACGATTTGCCGAGCGTCTCAACGATGAACGGACGGTCGTCTGCTGTCGCTTCGCGTAATTCAAAATCCGGATCGGCTTTCAAGAATAACTGCGCCTTTTTCAAGATCA
This region includes:
- a CDS encoding GNAT family N-acetyltransferase is translated as MEWNVTDVKQTTDVLQLEKCVNDHDGIELKVAADWVGENDFAIYDGEQLIGYLQAFAYLPTEWELNVFVDPDYRKQGVFTALVEAARARATEAGVEAFTFVIDDASESGQAVLEGLGAEYRMTEYNMILKKAQLFLKADPDFELREATADDRPFIVETLGKSFGNTDEEAESIYQAIESDDRITFIGVASGKPVGVIRAYLASDTQASIHAFAVRPEAQGNGYGKKMLKLMVQALFRTGRTQLELDVETDNDRALDLYKEAGFVVHRGYQFHVLAV
- a CDS encoding methyl-accepting chemotaxis protein, with protein sequence MRKLRSNLKVRLFFWVLAISVITSGISAQLVLYLHRGLDVTDTNAIWIGAGIGLLLSLIGTSLTQLILRQPIKAIEKATETAREVANGNFNVDFEEAKRGDEVDQLMHELEVMVLHIRKQATQMGSSSDKLTASAQEIAAAVQEGNASGESIRSAMAELSAKMNENVDQAYLSMDALGAVKRTMDEVAKEMNEALKSATVMQTEAQNGKTLATDSVEAMHMISKKMEQSATLNGRLTDMTGEISRITDVISDISAQTNLLSLNASIEAARAGEAGRGFAVVAAEVKKLAEQTATSAKEITDLISGVKRLVNDTANAMTDVQSEVATGVGLVEQAGSSFEEIHHSTENVYSRVKSVDQLVVKSDQEIDQVGLTTANILAMVEEASKHAEQVLQASSHQAASLGEVNGAMEELVAVAEQLQEETGATRL
- a CDS encoding peptide ABC transporter substrate-binding protein, with amino-acid sequence MKKTLIAAASTAVLLVGCATTEPAEDKKADKKVLHTMESYDLLSVDPADAITSNIFNQIYEGLYRFDANNELVPAAAKSHSVSEDGKVYTFKLDPNAKWSDGKPVTAENFRYAFERVIKTNSPFAYLLEPVEKTTAVDDETLRIELKRPTPYFLSMTTFGTYMPVREDIVKAEGDQFGTDPKTNVYNGPFTFKKYQAEQGYTLAKNAEYADRKNVKIDEVDVKIIKDPMLAINLFESGELDVAPLNSENVVTYKDQKDYNTFSDSRMFFIRMNEKTDALKDKETRQAIDAAYDKKAMTETLLGNGSLPADYIVPKELDPKYDSARQIESSYDATAANKVLAKQNLELTMLIEDDDVSKKIGEYIQGALKKQNVDVKLLSLPKKERLAREGRGDYDLSLASWAPDYQDATTYLNLFTTGNPFNMMDYSNKKYDRLLKQAESELDQDKRLALLSKAESLLLDDQAISPVYQRKNAFLQNTEVKNLARHNVGTDISYKYVEIERK